From a region of the Pseudomonas fulva 12-X genome:
- the serS gene encoding serine--tRNA ligase, which yields MLDSKLVRSQLHEIAQRLATRGYELDVTRIEALEAQRKSVQTRTEQLQAERNSRSKSIGQAKQRGEDIAPLLADVDRMGNELEEGKRELDAIQVELDDLLLSIPNLPHESVPVGADEDDNVEVRRWGTPRAFDFDIKDHVALGEQHGWLDFETAAKLSGARFALLRGPIARLHRALAQFMINLHTAEHGYEEAYTPYLVQAPALQGTGQLPKFEEDLFKISREGEADFYLIPTAEVSLTNIVAGEIIDAKQLPIKFVAHTPCFRSEAGASGRDTRGMIRQHQFDKVEMVHVVEPGKSFDALEELTGHAEKVLQLLELPYRVLALCTGDMGFSATKTYDLEVWVPSQDKYREISSCSNCGDFQARRMQARYRNPETGKPELLHTLNGSGLAVGRTLVAVLENYQQADGTIRVPEVLKPYMGGIEVI from the coding sequence ATGCTCGATTCCAAACTGGTGCGCAGCCAACTGCACGAAATTGCCCAGCGTCTGGCCACCCGTGGCTACGAACTGGACGTGACCCGCATCGAAGCCCTCGAGGCTCAGCGCAAGTCCGTCCAGACCCGCACCGAGCAACTGCAGGCCGAGCGCAACAGTCGATCCAAGTCCATCGGTCAGGCCAAGCAGCGCGGTGAAGACATCGCGCCGCTGCTGGCCGATGTCGACCGCATGGGCAACGAGCTGGAAGAGGGCAAACGTGAGCTGGACGCCATTCAGGTCGAGCTCGACGACCTGCTGCTGAGCATCCCCAACCTGCCGCACGAGTCCGTGCCAGTAGGCGCCGATGAAGACGACAACGTCGAAGTGCGTCGTTGGGGAACGCCGCGGGCCTTCGATTTTGACATCAAGGACCATGTCGCCCTCGGCGAGCAGCACGGCTGGCTGGATTTCGAGACTGCCGCGAAGCTCTCCGGCGCGCGCTTCGCGCTGCTGCGTGGGCCGATCGCCCGTCTGCATCGCGCTCTGGCGCAGTTCATGATCAACCTGCACACCGCCGAGCACGGTTACGAAGAAGCCTACACGCCGTACCTGGTGCAGGCGCCGGCGCTGCAGGGCACCGGCCAGCTGCCGAAGTTCGAGGAAGATCTGTTCAAGATCAGCCGCGAAGGCGAGGCTGATTTCTACCTGATCCCGACTGCCGAAGTGTCGCTGACCAACATCGTGGCCGGCGAAATCATCGACGCCAAGCAGCTGCCGATCAAGTTCGTCGCCCACACGCCGTGCTTCCGCAGCGAGGCCGGCGCTTCGGGCCGTGATACCCGCGGCATGATTCGCCAGCACCAGTTCGACAAGGTCGAGATGGTTCACGTGGTCGAGCCGGGCAAGTCCTTCGACGCCCTGGAAGAGCTGACCGGCCACGCCGAGAAAGTGCTGCAATTGCTCGAACTGCCGTATCGCGTCCTCGCGCTGTGCACCGGCGACATGGGCTTCAGCGCTACCAAGACCTACGATCTGGAAGTCTGGGTACCGAGCCAGGACAAGTACCGCGAGATCTCCTCGTGCTCCAACTGCGGCGACTTCCAGGCGCGCCGCATGCAGGCCCGTTATCGCAACCCGGAAACCGGCAAGCCCGAGCTGCTGCACACCCTCAACGGCTCCGGCCTGGCGGTGGGCCGCACCCTGGTCGCGGTGCTGGAGAACTACCAGCAGGCCGACGGCACCATCCGCGTACCGGAGGTGCTTAAGCCGTACATGGGTGGTATCGAGGTCATCTGA
- the cysG gene encoding siroheme synthase CysG → MDFLPLFHKLQKRRVLVVGGGEIALRKARLLADAGGTLRVVSPDVVSELRELVEQGAGELLLRGYQAEDLKGVSLVIAATDDVPLNAQISEQAQALGIPVNVVDAPALCSVIFPAIVDRSPLIVAVSSGGDAPVLARLIRAKIETWIPATYGQLAGLAKIFRAQVKSLFPDVQQRRVFWEDVFQGPVAESAFAGKLGEARRLLEDKINGTAPQALGEVYLVGAGPGDPDLLTFRALRLMQQADVVLYDRLVAPAIVELCRRDAERIYVGKRRADHAVPQEQINQRLIDLAKAGKRVLRLKGGDPFIFGRGGEEIEQLAAHGIPFQVVPGITAASGCSAYAGIPLTHRDHAQSVRFVTGHLKDGSADLPWQELVASSQTLVFYMGLVGLPTICQQLVAHGRAASTPAALIQQGTTENQRVFTGTLANLPDLVAQHEVHAPTLVIVGEVVLLRDKLAWFEGAQHATN, encoded by the coding sequence ATGGACTTCCTTCCCCTGTTCCACAAATTGCAGAAGCGCCGCGTGCTGGTGGTCGGCGGTGGCGAAATCGCCTTGCGCAAGGCGCGCCTGTTGGCCGATGCCGGCGGTACGTTGCGGGTGGTGTCGCCCGACGTGGTCAGCGAATTGCGCGAGCTGGTCGAGCAAGGAGCAGGCGAGTTGCTGCTACGCGGCTACCAGGCTGAAGACCTCAAAGGCGTATCGCTGGTCATCGCGGCGACCGACGACGTGCCGCTCAATGCGCAGATCTCCGAGCAGGCCCAGGCCCTCGGTATTCCCGTCAACGTGGTCGATGCACCGGCGCTGTGCAGCGTGATCTTCCCGGCCATCGTCGACCGCTCACCGCTGATCGTCGCGGTCAGCAGCGGGGGCGACGCGCCGGTACTGGCCCGCCTGATTCGCGCCAAGATCGAGACCTGGATCCCCGCCACCTACGGCCAGTTGGCCGGGTTGGCGAAAATCTTCCGTGCCCAGGTCAAGAGCCTGTTTCCGGACGTGCAGCAGCGCCGCGTGTTCTGGGAAGACGTGTTCCAGGGCCCGGTCGCCGAGAGCGCCTTCGCCGGCAAGCTCGGTGAAGCCCGACGCCTGCTCGAAGACAAGATCAACGGCACCGCCCCCCAGGCGTTGGGTGAGGTGTACCTGGTCGGCGCCGGCCCGGGCGACCCCGACCTGCTGACCTTTCGCGCCCTGCGCCTGATGCAGCAGGCCGACGTGGTGCTCTACGACCGCCTGGTCGCCCCGGCCATCGTCGAGCTGTGCCGCCGTGACGCCGAGCGTATCTACGTGGGTAAGCGCCGCGCCGATCACGCCGTGCCTCAGGAACAGATCAACCAGCGCCTGATCGACCTGGCCAAGGCCGGCAAGCGCGTGCTGCGCCTCAAGGGCGGCGATCCGTTCATCTTCGGCCGTGGCGGCGAGGAAATCGAGCAACTGGCGGCCCACGGCATCCCGTTCCAGGTGGTGCCGGGCATCACCGCGGCCAGCGGCTGTTCGGCCTACGCCGGCATTCCGCTGACGCACCGCGACCATGCTCAGTCGGTACGCTTCGTCACCGGTCATCTGAAGGACGGCAGCGCTGATCTGCCCTGGCAGGAGCTGGTGGCCTCAAGCCAGACCCTGGTGTTCTACATGGGCTTGGTCGGTCTGCCGACCATCTGCCAGCAGCTGGTGGCCCACGGCCGCGCGGCGAGCACGCCAGCGGCGCTGATCCAGCAGGGCACCACCGAGAATCAGCGGGTCTTCACCGGTACCCTGGCCAATCTGCCGGACCTGGTGGCGCAGCATGAGGTGCACGCGCCGACCCTGGTGATCGTCGGCGAAGTGGTGCTGCTGCGCGACAAGCTGGCCTGGTTCGAAGGCGCTCAGCACGCCACCAACTAA
- a CDS encoding TRAP transporter substrate-binding protein: protein MLKKLAVAAACALTLTSYAAVAQESTLVIKLSHVVADDTPKGQGALMFQRLVDERLEGKVRVEVYPNSSLYGDANELEALRNNEVQMLAPSLAKFDQYTKQLQVFDLPFMFDDLEAVNRFQKRAKGRQLLRSMEDQNIVGLAYWHNGMKQMSATKALRLPDDAAGLKFRIQNSKVLDAQFAQLGATAVKMPFAEVYKGLQSGQVQGAENPWSNLYSQRLHEVQPFITETNHGVLDYMLISNARFWYGIPHQIRTELEAIIDEVTYAVNRQAEEANLADRRRIEASGKSQIITLTPEQRQAWREAMRPVWQQFEGEIGSDVIKAAQVVNRKRHD, encoded by the coding sequence ATGCTGAAAAAGCTCGCTGTCGCGGCCGCCTGCGCCCTGACGCTCACCTCCTACGCCGCCGTCGCCCAGGAAAGCACGCTGGTGATCAAACTTTCCCATGTGGTGGCGGACGACACGCCAAAGGGCCAGGGCGCCCTGATGTTCCAGCGCCTGGTGGATGAACGCCTAGAAGGCAAGGTACGGGTCGAGGTGTACCCGAATTCGTCGTTGTACGGCGATGCCAACGAACTGGAAGCGCTGCGTAATAACGAGGTGCAGATGCTCGCCCCGTCGCTGGCCAAGTTCGACCAGTACACCAAGCAGCTGCAGGTGTTCGATCTGCCGTTCATGTTCGATGACCTGGAGGCCGTCAACCGCTTCCAGAAGCGCGCCAAGGGTCGCCAACTGCTGCGCTCGATGGAAGACCAGAACATCGTCGGCCTGGCCTATTGGCACAACGGCATGAAGCAGATGTCGGCGACCAAGGCTCTGCGCCTGCCAGATGACGCCGCTGGCCTGAAATTCCGCATCCAGAATTCCAAGGTCCTCGATGCCCAGTTCGCCCAGTTGGGTGCGACGGCGGTGAAGATGCCCTTCGCCGAGGTCTACAAGGGCCTGCAGAGCGGCCAGGTACAGGGCGCGGAAAATCCCTGGTCGAACCTCTACAGCCAGCGGTTACACGAGGTTCAGCCGTTCATCACGGAAACCAACCATGGCGTGCTCGACTACATGCTGATCAGCAACGCACGCTTCTGGTACGGCATCCCGCACCAGATCCGCACCGAGCTGGAGGCGATCATCGACGAGGTCACCTACGCGGTGAACCGTCAGGCCGAGGAAGCCAACCTGGCCGACCGTCGCCGCATCGAAGCCTCCGGCAAGAGCCAGATCATCACCCTTACCCCAGAGCAGCGTCAGGCCTGGCGCGAGGCGATGCGCCCGGTGTGGCAGCAGTTCGAGGGCGAGATCGGCAGCGACGTGATCAAGGCGGCCCAGGTGGTGAACCGCAAGCGTCACGACTGA